From a single Methanofollis sp. W23 genomic region:
- a CDS encoding ArsR family transcriptional regulator: MLESTETSRILDILGNRNRRRILDLLRQKPCFVTEISDRLMISPKAVIEHLQLMEQERILSSFHDDRRRKYYCLTQEIRIDVHLSKSDDPVPRLRPAESAEGKYLASLYTLARMLRARDRLIADLEVVEREIDIKMNDIVRYSHTLLTNETEMDLVLALARCTLTLRDLEEYTGMDAEPVERMLRDLIIKGIVEQNGNEYMLRGPYVKQSL; the protein is encoded by the coding sequence ATGCTTGAGAGCACCGAGACCTCCCGCATCCTCGATATCCTGGGAAACCGCAACAGGAGAAGAATCCTTGATCTCCTCAGACAGAAGCCCTGTTTTGTCACCGAGATCTCTGACCGACTGATGATCTCGCCAAAGGCGGTGATCGAACATCTCCAGTTGATGGAACAGGAACGGATCCTCTCCTCCTTCCACGACGACCGGCGGCGGAAGTATTATTGCCTGACACAGGAGATCAGGATTGATGTCCATCTCAGCAAGAGTGATGATCCGGTCCCGCGCCTCAGGCCGGCCGAGAGCGCCGAGGGAAAATACCTGGCCTCTTTATACACCCTTGCCAGGATGCTCAGGGCGCGCGACCGTCTGATCGCCGACCTTGAAGTGGTCGAGCGCGAGATCGATATCAAGATGAATGACATCGTCAGGTACAGCCATACCCTCCTCACCAACGAGACCGAGATGGACCTGGTGCTGGCCCTGGCACGCTGCACGCTCACCCTGCGAGATCTTGAAGAATATACCGGCATGGACGCCGAGCCGGTCGAGAGAATGCTCAGAGACCTGATCATAAAGGGTATCGTCGAACAGAATGGTAACGAGTACATGTTACGTGGTCCTTATGTCAAACAATCCCTATGA
- the guaB gene encoding IMP dehydrogenase has protein sequence MFTEKLEIPTALTFDDVLLKPAASYVEPYNTDVHAVFSKNVPLNIPIVSAAMDTVTESEMAIALARLGGIGVIHRNMKPDRQVEEVIRVKHAEDLIEREVLSVGPDATLNEVEALMNRHGISGVPVIKEKRLVGIVSRRDIRAILHVRGDEPIASIMTREPITAREEVTASEALETMYANKVERLPVTNGNGRLLGIITMQDILEKRSFPQANRDASGSLRVAAGVGPFDLERAIMLDEAGVDVVAVDCAHGHNMHVVEAVRNIKGSVKADVVAGNIATAEAAEALADTVDGLKVGIGPGSICTTRIVAGVGVPQVTAIASVAEVASPLGIPVIADGGVRYSGDIAKAIAAGANSVMMGSLLAGTDEAPGRLIAMQGRKYKQYRGMGSLGVMSGGESSDRYFQKKGIGRTKYVPEGVEGAIPYVGKVSEVVYQLIGGLKAAMGYTGSETIDALRTRAQFVRITPAGMGESHPHNILITDEAPNYRQMG, from the coding sequence ATGTTCACAGAAAAACTTGAGATCCCAACCGCCCTCACCTTCGACGACGTCCTTCTCAAGCCGGCGGCGTCGTACGTCGAGCCGTACAACACCGATGTGCACGCGGTCTTCTCAAAGAACGTCCCGCTGAACATCCCGATCGTCTCCGCGGCGATGGATACCGTGACCGAGTCAGAAATGGCCATCGCCCTTGCCCGCCTCGGCGGGATCGGGGTGATCCACCGGAACATGAAGCCCGACCGTCAGGTCGAAGAGGTGATCAGGGTCAAGCATGCCGAGGACCTTATCGAGCGCGAAGTGCTCTCGGTCGGGCCCGACGCCACCCTCAATGAGGTGGAGGCGCTGATGAACCGGCACGGGATCAGCGGGGTGCCGGTGATCAAGGAGAAGCGGCTCGTGGGGATCGTCTCCAGGCGCGACATCAGGGCGATCCTGCATGTGCGCGGCGACGAACCGATCGCCTCGATCATGACCAGAGAACCGATCACCGCCCGCGAGGAGGTCACCGCCTCTGAGGCACTGGAGACGATGTACGCCAACAAGGTCGAGCGTCTGCCAGTGACCAACGGCAACGGGAGACTCCTCGGGATCATCACGATGCAGGATATCCTGGAGAAGCGTTCGTTCCCGCAGGCAAACCGCGACGCCTCCGGAAGCCTGAGAGTGGCCGCAGGGGTTGGGCCTTTCGACCTGGAGCGGGCAATAATGCTTGACGAGGCCGGGGTCGATGTGGTGGCCGTGGACTGCGCCCATGGCCACAACATGCATGTGGTCGAGGCCGTCAGGAACATCAAGGGTAGCGTGAAGGCCGACGTCGTCGCGGGCAATATTGCGACGGCAGAGGCCGCCGAGGCCCTTGCCGACACGGTCGACGGGCTGAAGGTAGGGATCGGGCCCGGCTCGATCTGCACCACCAGGATCGTGGCCGGGGTCGGGGTGCCGCAGGTGACGGCGATCGCGAGTGTCGCCGAGGTGGCCTCGCCGCTCGGGATCCCGGTCATCGCCGACGGCGGGGTGCGCTACTCAGGCGACATCGCCAAGGCCATCGCCGCAGGTGCCAACTCGGTGATGATGGGCAGTCTCCTTGCCGGGACCGACGAGGCACCCGGACGGCTCATCGCAATGCAGGGCAGGAAGTACAAGCAGTACCGCGGCATGGGATCGCTTGGCGTGATGAGCGGCGGCGAGTCCTCTGACCGCTACTTCCAGAAGAAGGGGATTGGCAGGACAAAGTACGTCCCTGAAGGGGTCGAAGGGGCGATCCCGTATGTCGGAAAGGTCTCAGAGGTCGTGTACCAGCTCATCGGCGGGTTGAAGGCCGCGATGGGGTATACGGGATCAGAGACAATCGACGCCCTCAGGACCAGGGCGCAGTTTGTCAGGATCACCCCCGCAGGGATGGGCGAGTCGCACCCGCACAATATCCTCATCACCGACGAGGCCCCGAACTACCGGCAGATGGGATAA
- a CDS encoding (5-formylfuran-3-yl)methyl phosphate synthase → MRLLVSPSSIEEARSALSADIVDVKKPSEGSLGANFPWVIRAIKEMAEKPVSAAIGDFDYKPGTAALAAYGAACAGADYIKVGLMFDGKEKAYELSKAIVKAVKDEFPEKIVVIAAYSDYQRLGTISPFVAAEAAADAGADVAMIDTGKKDGKSTFSFMDADMLAAFTEQNRSRGLETALAGSLKFEDLTALKTIDPEIIGVRGMVCGGDRSDSIRPELVEKALAMLR, encoded by the coding sequence ATGCGATTATTGGTCAGCCCAAGCAGTATCGAAGAGGCTCGATCCGCTCTCTCCGCAGACATTGTTGACGTGAAAAAGCCGTCAGAGGGTTCGCTCGGCGCCAATTTCCCCTGGGTGATCCGTGCGATCAAGGAGATGGCAGAGAAGCCCGTCAGTGCTGCCATAGGCGATTTTGACTACAAACCTGGAACCGCCGCACTCGCGGCATACGGGGCGGCGTGCGCCGGTGCTGACTACATCAAGGTCGGGCTCATGTTCGACGGCAAGGAAAAGGCCTACGAGTTGAGTAAGGCCATCGTAAAGGCCGTCAAGGATGAATTCCCCGAGAAGATCGTCGTCATCGCCGCATATTCCGACTACCAGCGCCTTGGCACCATCTCGCCCTTCGTCGCCGCAGAGGCCGCGGCAGACGCCGGCGCCGATGTCGCCATGATCGACACCGGGAAGAAAGACGGCAAGAGCACCTTCTCTTTCATGGACGCAGATATGCTCGCCGCCTTCACCGAACAGAACCGGAGCCGGGGGCTTGAGACTGCGCTTGCGGGCTCATTGAAGTTCGAGGACCTCACCGCCCTCAAGACCATCGACCCAGAGATCATCGGGGTGCGCGGGATGGTCTGCGGCGGGGACCGGTCCGACTCCATCAGACCCGAACTGGTGGAGAAGGCCCTGGCAATGCTCAGGTGA
- a CDS encoding HisA/HisF-related TIM barrel protein has translation MDLKGGCVVHGAKGQRETYAPLTWGLSPTAEPEAYLRELAPRSLYIADLDRIEGVGDHDEVIRRLAGMVKHCYLDRGCRTPADLMEGVTNVVGTETVGEDLSGYAGCFLSVDVKDGLVIPKGEPPVEVLKRAESLPFAGCILLNIGGVGTGCGLPDDLEVLRAAYSGRLLWGGGVAGVRHLDMLEGAGFDGAIVATGVHKGEIPLEWLQEGRTCS, from the coding sequence ATGGACCTGAAGGGGGGTTGTGTTGTCCATGGCGCAAAAGGACAACGGGAGACGTACGCCCCGCTTACATGGGGACTCTCCCCCACGGCAGAGCCTGAGGCCTACCTCAGGGAACTTGCGCCCCGGTCCCTGTATATCGCCGACCTCGACCGGATCGAGGGAGTAGGGGACCATGACGAAGTGATCAGACGCCTCGCGGGCATGGTGAAGCACTGTTATCTCGACCGCGGCTGCCGCACGCCTGCCGACCTGATGGAGGGGGTGACCAATGTCGTCGGGACCGAGACCGTTGGCGAGGACCTCTCCGGGTATGCGGGCTGTTTCCTCTCGGTGGACGTCAAAGACGGCCTCGTGATCCCGAAGGGCGAACCCCCGGTCGAGGTGCTGAAGCGAGCCGAATCTCTCCCCTTTGCCGGGTGTATCCTCCTCAATATCGGCGGGGTCGGGACCGGGTGCGGCCTCCCCGACGATCTCGAAGTCCTGCGCGCGGCGTATTCGGGCCGCCTCCTCTGGGGCGGCGGCGTGGCTGGAGTGCGCCACCTCGATATGCTTGAGGGCGCAGGGTTTGACGGGGCGATCGTGGCGACCGGGGTTCACAAGGGCGAGATCCCGCTCGAGTGGCTGCAGGAGGGGCGGACATGCTCGTGA
- the tmk gene encoding dTMP kinase: protein MLVTVEGIDGSGKSTLVKGLAGALADLDPVVTREPGATWVGEAVRRSIAENDDPMTECLLFIADHAAHLRHVVRPGLAAGRVVVSDRYSDSRYAYQAVTLKGLLPDPLGWLKAVHAPFTVVPDLTFLCVLPVEEAVTRLKANREHFEEASVLEEVQQNFLALAAADPERFVLVDAMLPADEVRAFVAAEVRRRAGAAR, encoded by the coding sequence ATGCTCGTGACCGTCGAGGGGATCGATGGGAGCGGAAAGAGCACGTTGGTGAAAGGGCTTGCCGGCGCCCTTGCCGACCTCGACCCCGTGGTCACGCGTGAGCCCGGGGCCACCTGGGTTGGGGAGGCCGTGCGCCGGTCCATCGCTGAGAACGACGACCCCATGACCGAGTGCCTCCTCTTCATCGCCGACCATGCCGCGCATCTCAGGCATGTCGTCAGGCCTGGGCTGGCCGCCGGGCGGGTCGTCGTCTCTGACCGCTACTCTGACTCGCGCTATGCCTACCAGGCGGTGACGCTCAAAGGTCTTCTTCCCGACCCTCTCGGGTGGCTCAAGGCGGTGCACGCTCCTTTCACGGTCGTCCCTGACCTCACCTTCCTTTGCGTCCTCCCGGTCGAGGAGGCGGTGACCAGGCTCAAAGCAAACCGAGAGCACTTCGAGGAGGCATCGGTCCTCGAAGAGGTCCAGCAGAATTTCCTGGCCCTCGCCGCGGCCGACCCCGAACGGTTCGTCCTGGTCGACGCCATGCTCCCTGCCGACGAAGTACGTGCGTTCGTCGCCGCCGAGGTCAGGCGGCGCGCGGGCGCGGCCAGGTGA
- a CDS encoding MerR family transcriptional regulator: MPIDQIPIGKFSHLTRLSKKALHCYDQKGLLVPVAKDLCSGYRYYAIAQIDRAVRIRTLAGLGFSLDEVEAVLDAMDKEETEAIAGLMQMRRRAVRQEIDRLHGVERVLSSADPLKELFKMSLSEWTIKEVAPLRVISTRKKGAYAEVTGPMIERLCQEVALPENRNAMVKVTGTVISICHAGDENGSDCDIEVALPVAGAVTVRDPGVEVRRLPGCQVLSVLYQGPHENLPRAHRQVREYLDAHALHQTGPEREVYLNDPAESAAADLMTEIQYPVED, encoded by the coding sequence ATGCCAATCGATCAGATCCCGATCGGGAAGTTCTCGCACCTGACCAGGCTCTCGAAGAAAGCCCTGCACTGCTACGACCAGAAGGGGCTGCTGGTGCCGGTGGCAAAGGACCTCTGTTCGGGCTACCGGTATTATGCGATCGCCCAGATCGACCGGGCCGTCAGGATCCGCACCCTTGCTGGCCTCGGGTTCTCGTTGGACGAGGTGGAGGCCGTCCTCGACGCCATGGACAAAGAGGAGACCGAGGCCATTGCAGGACTCATGCAGATGCGGCGCCGTGCCGTCAGGCAGGAGATCGATCGGTTGCATGGTGTGGAACGGGTGCTGTCGTCAGCAGACCCGTTGAAGGAGTTGTTCAAGATGTCACTCTCTGAATGGACAATCAAGGAAGTCGCGCCCCTGCGCGTCATCTCAACCCGCAAGAAAGGAGCATATGCAGAGGTCACCGGCCCGATGATCGAGCGGCTCTGCCAGGAGGTCGCCCTCCCGGAGAACAGAAACGCCATGGTGAAGGTCACCGGCACCGTCATCTCGATCTGTCATGCCGGAGACGAGAACGGAAGCGACTGCGATATCGAGGTGGCCCTCCCGGTCGCGGGAGCGGTGACGGTCAGGGACCCGGGCGTCGAGGTGCGAAGGCTGCCAGGGTGCCAGGTCCTCTCTGTGCTGTACCAGGGACCGCATGAGAACCTCCCGCGGGCCCACCGGCAGGTGAGAGAGTATCTCGACGCCCACGCCCTGCACCAGACCGGGCCTGAGCGTGAGGTCTATCTCAATGACCCGGCAGAGTCCGCGGCCGCAGACCTCATGACCGAGATCCAGTACCCGGTCGAGGACTGA
- a CDS encoding flippase: MLSPSRSLSHFMGIDPVRRQSLISLASTISLTMAGFVATMYFTHVLGKATYGAYALFLAYYGIFNLIGDGGFGGAAVKRISEGSERNEYFTAFLVLRVFLLAASVTALLALRPFIDDLQGEGMLFWLVLALVIGVFSGVTGNGVYGEGKVGVNQSGGLLNNLVKILLQVVAVFLGYGAAGLVGGFVAGLFAGGIFNFKFLTLRPAWFTWRHLRNLSTFSFWIFLASSGVIVFSHVDTVLIGYFMTDADVGVYQIAFQFTTAAAFTTTALRTTLYPKISRWHADRHLGWIVNALSRAFTYALLLAVPVAVGGWILGERLLYFFYGAGFAEGAAVLGILLLVQVVNVFMYLQTMALNALDRPRESFHATGTAAVVNIVLDLALIPTLGIEGAAIATLVTMLVNAAIARHYLSKQIAVSIERGPTLHILLAAGAMALVVLAYCALIPLSNVFLVLAAVVLGGTVYGLVLLKTDRGIHDELRDLVVQLGVPWPRWL; the protein is encoded by the coding sequence GTGCTCTCCCCATCTCGCTCCCTCTCCCACTTCATGGGCATCGACCCGGTCCGTCGGCAGAGCCTGATCAGTCTTGCTTCTACGATCAGCCTCACCATGGCCGGGTTTGTCGCCACGATGTACTTCACCCATGTGCTCGGGAAGGCGACCTATGGTGCGTATGCGCTCTTCCTTGCGTACTACGGGATCTTCAATCTCATCGGCGACGGCGGGTTTGGCGGGGCGGCGGTCAAGCGGATCTCAGAGGGGAGTGAACGCAACGAATATTTCACGGCCTTTCTCGTGCTCAGGGTGTTCCTCCTTGCGGCCTCCGTGACTGCACTCCTCGCCCTCAGGCCGTTTATCGACGACCTCCAGGGCGAAGGGATGTTGTTCTGGCTGGTGCTTGCGCTGGTCATCGGGGTGTTTTCCGGGGTCACGGGAAACGGGGTCTATGGCGAAGGGAAGGTCGGCGTGAACCAGAGCGGAGGGCTCCTGAACAATCTTGTAAAGATTCTTCTCCAGGTTGTCGCCGTCTTCCTGGGGTATGGTGCCGCCGGGCTTGTCGGCGGGTTCGTCGCTGGTCTTTTTGCCGGGGGGATCTTCAACTTCAAGTTCCTCACTCTCAGACCGGCATGGTTCACCTGGCGCCACCTGCGAAACCTCAGCACCTTCTCCTTCTGGATCTTTCTTGCGTCAAGCGGCGTGATCGTCTTCTCACACGTCGATACGGTCCTTATCGGTTACTTCATGACCGACGCCGACGTCGGGGTCTACCAGATCGCCTTTCAGTTCACCACGGCTGCGGCCTTCACCACCACTGCCCTCCGCACGACCCTGTATCCAAAGATCAGCCGCTGGCATGCCGACAGGCACCTCGGCTGGATCGTCAATGCCCTCTCCCGCGCCTTTACCTATGCGCTCCTCCTCGCGGTCCCGGTGGCGGTCGGGGGGTGGATCCTTGGTGAACGCCTCCTCTACTTCTTCTACGGTGCAGGGTTTGCCGAAGGGGCGGCGGTGCTTGGCATCCTCCTCCTGGTGCAGGTGGTCAACGTCTTCATGTACCTCCAGACGATGGCCCTCAACGCCCTCGACCGCCCAAGGGAGTCTTTCCATGCCACCGGGACGGCGGCGGTCGTGAACATCGTCCTCGACCTCGCCCTCATCCCCACCCTCGGGATCGAGGGGGCGGCGATCGCCACGCTCGTGACGATGCTCGTCAATGCCGCAATCGCCCGCCACTATCTCTCAAAACAGATCGCGGTGTCCATTGAGCGCGGCCCTACCCTCCACATCCTCCTCGCCGCAGGAGCGATGGCCCTCGTCGTCCTCGCCTACTGCGCCCTCATCCCCCTCTCGAACGTTTTCCTTGTCCTTGCCGCCGTCGTCCTCGGCGGGACCGTCTATGGGCTGGTGCTCCTGAAAACCGACCGCGGGATCCACGACGAACTCCGCGACCTCGTCGTCCAACTCGGGGTGCCCTGGCCGCGGTGGTTGTGA
- a CDS encoding type II toxin-antitoxin system HicB family antitoxin: MKTFTAVLYREEDMYVAECPEVGTVSQGETVEEAVANLREATELYLAEFPLEEGRKPIITTFEVTGSAGA; this comes from the coding sequence ATGAAGACATTCACAGCCGTGCTCTACAGGGAAGAGGATATGTACGTTGCGGAATGCCCGGAAGTGGGCACCGTCAGTCAGGGAGAGACGGTGGAAGAGGCGGTCGCAAACCTCAGGGAAGCCACGGAGTTGTATCTTGCTGAATTCCCACTTGAAGAGGGAAGAAAGCCCATCATCACGACATTTGAGGTGACCGGGAGTGCCGGGGCGTAA
- a CDS encoding type II toxin-antitoxin system HicA family toxin: MPGRKPVSGETVIKILSKEYGFTVSGRSGSHVRLSKETPAGKVGTVVPLHRELKTGTLRGVLKLAKIDPDDFAQYL, from the coding sequence GTGCCGGGGCGTAAACCGGTCTCTGGTGAGACGGTGATAAAAATCCTTTCAAAAGAGTACGGTTTCACCGTCAGCGGACGATCAGGAAGCCATGTACGTCTCTCAAAAGAGACACCAGCAGGAAAAGTGGGGACTGTCGTCCCATTGCACAGAGAGTTGAAGACCGGCACTCTTCGCGGCGTCCTGAAACTGGCGAAGATCGACCCGGACGATTTTGCGCAGTACCTGTAA
- a CDS encoding valine--tRNA ligase, with protein sequence MSSSHTIPKNYDFREVEERWQRTWRDEDNYFDPDSKKPRFIIDTPPPYPTGNFHIGNALNWCYIDFIARYKRMCGYNVMFPQGWDCHGLPTEVKVEEIHGITKNDVPREEFRRLCRELTHENIAKMRTTLRRCGFSTDWSHEYITMLPEYFGKTQLSFLRMLEKDYIYQSEHPVNFCTRCETAIAFAEVNHEARETKLNYFDFDGLEIATTRPELLAACVAVAVHPDDERYTDLVGKTLTVPLFGHEVAVIKDEDVDPSFGSGAVMICTFGDKQDVHWWKKYGLPLRKAIDRKGRMTALCDKYEGMTAEECRTAILGDMEEAGVLKRQETIEQRVGTCWRCKTPIEILSERQWFVRIKPEKILEAAREVHWYPEHMLMRLENWVEQMEWDWCISRQRIFATPIPVWFCAQCGEMVLPDEADLPVDPTVDRPRHPCPKCGSEEFVGEDDVLDTWMDSSISVLNLTGWDGSGTPAIFPAQLRPQGHDIIRTWAFYTILRSVALTGQRPWDGILVNGMVLGEDGYKMSKSRNNIIPPETVLDKYGADAFRQWGAMGSATGQDIMFNWKDVVAASRFQTKMWNIIRFVLTQIEREPVDEAPEVTELLDRWLLVKLSQTAAEVTNAFETYQFDQGLKAIRDFTKNILADDYIELVKGRLYSDAPERASACRALTITVDALCRMIAPYTPHFAEECWSQFMEGSVLKQPWVEFAVEDPEAERVGAHVVALTAELRRYKHDAGLALNAPFGKVNIYAPERIDDSGDVARALNATVAWKTGEPKLEKSVAGVAFNMAVVGPTLRKQAKAFMQAVEALPPEDIVTPPATVSIDGEEVAVPEDAFTPKFAFSVEGEEVEVLDFDEVTVTLRRD encoded by the coding sequence ATGTCATCCTCGCATACGATCCCCAAAAATTACGACTTTCGGGAAGTGGAGGAGCGGTGGCAGCGCACGTGGCGCGACGAGGACAATTACTTTGACCCCGACTCAAAAAAGCCGAGGTTCATCATCGATACCCCGCCACCCTACCCCACCGGCAACTTCCATATCGGAAACGCCCTGAACTGGTGTTATATCGACTTCATCGCCCGCTACAAGCGGATGTGCGGCTACAACGTCATGTTCCCACAGGGCTGGGACTGCCACGGCCTCCCCACCGAGGTCAAGGTCGAGGAGATCCATGGCATCACCAAGAACGATGTCCCGCGTGAGGAGTTCAGGCGGCTCTGCCGGGAACTCACCCACGAGAACATCGCAAAGATGCGGACCACCCTGCGGCGGTGCGGGTTCTCGACCGACTGGAGCCACGAGTACATCACGATGCTCCCTGAGTACTTCGGGAAGACGCAGCTCTCGTTCCTGCGGATGCTCGAAAAAGACTACATCTACCAGAGCGAGCACCCGGTGAACTTCTGCACCCGCTGCGAGACGGCGATCGCCTTTGCCGAGGTCAACCACGAGGCCAGGGAGACGAAACTCAACTACTTCGACTTCGATGGCCTGGAGATCGCGACCACCAGACCCGAACTTCTTGCGGCCTGCGTGGCCGTCGCCGTCCATCCAGATGACGAGCGTTATACCGACCTCGTCGGCAAGACCCTGACCGTACCTCTCTTCGGCCATGAGGTCGCTGTGATCAAGGACGAGGACGTCGACCCCTCCTTCGGGTCAGGCGCCGTGATGATCTGTACCTTTGGCGACAAGCAGGACGTCCACTGGTGGAAGAAATATGGTCTCCCCCTCAGAAAGGCGATCGATCGGAAGGGCAGGATGACCGCGCTCTGCGACAAATATGAGGGGATGACGGCGGAGGAGTGCCGCACGGCGATCCTCGGCGACATGGAGGAGGCCGGGGTCCTCAAGAGGCAGGAGACGATCGAGCAGCGGGTCGGGACCTGCTGGCGGTGCAAGACCCCGATCGAGATCCTCTCTGAGAGGCAGTGGTTTGTGCGGATCAAGCCCGAGAAGATCCTGGAGGCCGCAAGGGAAGTTCACTGGTATCCTGAGCACATGCTGATGCGCCTCGAGAACTGGGTCGAGCAGATGGAGTGGGACTGGTGCATCTCGCGCCAGCGGATCTTCGCCACCCCGATCCCGGTCTGGTTCTGCGCGCAGTGCGGCGAGATGGTCCTGCCTGACGAGGCCGACCTGCCGGTCGACCCGACGGTGGACCGCCCCCGCCATCCCTGTCCGAAGTGCGGGTCAGAGGAGTTTGTGGGCGAGGACGATGTCCTGGACACCTGGATGGACTCCTCGATCTCGGTGCTCAACCTCACCGGATGGGACGGGAGCGGGACGCCGGCGATCTTCCCGGCGCAGCTGCGCCCCCAGGGACATGACATCATCAGGACCTGGGCCTTCTACACCATCCTCCGCTCGGTGGCCCTCACCGGCCAGCGGCCATGGGACGGGATCCTGGTCAACGGGATGGTGCTGGGCGAGGACGGCTACAAGATGTCCAAGAGCCGCAACAATATCATCCCGCCTGAGACCGTGCTCGACAAGTACGGCGCCGACGCCTTCAGGCAGTGGGGGGCGATGGGCTCTGCCACCGGGCAGGACATCATGTTCAACTGGAAGGACGTCGTCGCGGCGTCCAGGTTCCAGACCAAGATGTGGAATATCATCCGGTTTGTGCTGACCCAGATCGAGCGCGAGCCGGTGGACGAGGCGCCCGAGGTGACCGAACTCCTGGACCGCTGGCTCCTGGTGAAACTCTCACAGACGGCGGCCGAGGTCACGAACGCCTTTGAGACCTATCAGTTCGACCAGGGGCTCAAGGCGATCAGGGACTTCACGAAAAATATCCTTGCCGACGACTATATCGAACTGGTGAAGGGGCGGCTGTACTCCGACGCCCCAGAGCGGGCGAGCGCCTGCCGCGCCCTGACCATCACGGTCGACGCTCTCTGCCGGATGATCGCCCCTTATACCCCGCACTTCGCCGAGGAGTGCTGGTCCCAGTTCATGGAGGGCTCGGTGCTGAAACAGCCGTGGGTGGAGTTCGCGGTCGAGGACCCTGAGGCCGAGCGGGTCGGCGCCCACGTCGTCGCCCTCACCGCAGAACTCCGGCGGTACAAGCACGACGCCGGGCTTGCCCTGAACGCCCCCTTCGGGAAGGTGAACATCTATGCGCCTGAACGGATCGACGACTCAGGCGATGTAGCCCGTGCCCTGAATGCCACGGTCGCCTGGAAGACCGGCGAGCCGAAACTCGAGAAGTCGGTGGCCGGCGTCGCCTTCAACATGGCAGTGGTCGGCCCGACGCTGCGCAAGCAGGCGAAGGCCTTCATGCAGGCGGTCGAGGCCCTGCCGCCCGAGGACATCGTCACCCCGCCGGCGACGGTGAGCATCGACGGCGAAGAGGTCGCGGTGCCGGAGGACGCTTTCACCCCGAAGTTCGCCTTCTCGGTGGAGGGCGAAGAGGTCGAGGTCCTCGACTTCGACGAGGTGACGGTCACGCTGCGGCGTGACTGA